GACGTCGAACGAGAAGCCACGCTCGGCCAGGGGCCCGGCGAACACGCCGAGGTCCTCGAACGCCACGTGGCGCAACACCAGACACTGTTTCATCGTGGTCAGGCCGCGCGCTGGAGCGGCACGGCGGGGAAGTCGACAGGAACGTCGAACGCGATGTTCACATAGTTCGTGAACAGATTCAGCGCGACGTGGGCCACGACCTCGACGATTTCCGCGTCCGTGAAGCCGGCGGCCCGCAGCGTGGCGAAGTCGGCGTCGCTCACCTGGCCGCGGCCGTCGACGAGGCGCAGCGCGAAGCGCATCGCGGCTTCGGCCTTCGGGTCGGCCGACACCCCATCCCGCGCGGACGCCAGCTCGGCGGCGTTCACGCCGGCCTTGCCACCGATCGCGGTGTGGGCGGCGAGGCAGTATTCGCACGCGTTGCGGTTGGCCACCGCGATCGCGATGCGTTCACCGATGGCGGCGCCCAGCGTGCCGGTGGACAGCGCGCCGAACGAGCCCCACATGCTGGCGAGCGCGGCCGGCGAGTTGGCGACGGCGCGGAACATGTTGGGCGTGGCGCCGAAGGCCCGCTGGATGCGGTCGAGCGTGTCGCGCGTGCCGGCGTGGGTGGGGTTCTGGACGAGGGGAAGGCGGGACATGGTGGTTCTCCTGGAAGTCGTGCAACAGCGCACGGTGTCCACTGTCGGGCCGGATGCGATACGATGGGTGTCGAAACGTCCTGAAAACATGTCCGATCGACCTGCTGCCCCCGCCGACCCGGTGGACCGCCTCTCGGCGCTGCTGGAGCGCTTCCGTGTGCGCGCGCACCTGTTCCATGCCGGGCCGCTGTGTGGCGTCACGCACTACGCCGAACGTCCGGGCATCGGTTTCCTGCACGTGATCCGCCGCGGCGAGATGGTGGTCACGCACGGCGACGACCCGTCGGCACCCCGGCGCATCGAGGTCACCGAGCCGAGCGTGCTGTTCTACCCGCGCCCGCTCGCCCACACCTTCCACAACCCGCCCGAGGAAGACAACGACTTCACGTGCGCCACGCTCGCGTTCGACGGTGGGGCATCGCATCCCCTCGCGCGGGCGTTGCCGCCGGTGGTGGTGCTGCCGCTGGCGAAGGTGGAGGGCATCGACCACACGCTCGCGCTGCTGTTCGCCGAGACGACGCGCGTGCGCTGCGGCCAGCGGCTGCTGGCCGACCGGCTGTTCGAGGTGCTGCTGCTGCAGCTGCTGCGCTGGCTGCTCGACCACCCGGCCGAGGGCGAGGTGCCGCTCGGGCTGCTGTCGGGGCTGTCGCACCCGGCACTTGCCCGTGCGCTGGTGGCGATGCACGAACGGCCGGGCGATGCCTGGTCGCTCGAATCGATGGCGCACGAGGCGGGGTTGTCGCGCAGCGTGTTCGCGGCCACCTTCAAGGCCCACGTGGGCGAGACGCCCGCGGAGTACCTCGCGCACTGGCGCCTGTCGATCGCGCAGGCGGAGCTGCGCAAGGGCGCCTCCATCAAGCAGCTCGCGGGCGACCTGGGCTACGCGAGCGCGGCGGCGCTGTCACGGGTGTTCGCGCAGAAGGTGGGGATCTCGCCGCGGGAGTGGCTCAAGCGGCGATCCCCGGAGGACTTCAGCGCCGGAACTTCCCGTCCTCGCTGATGATGGACATGTCCGTGTAGACCAGCCCGGTGTGGTCGTTCGCGCTGAAGCTCAGCTCCATGCCGCCCAGGTCGACCTTCTGCATCGTGTTGAGCGCGGCGGTCAGGGCCTGGCGGGTGAACTTGCCGTTCGTGCGCTTGAGGCCTTCCACCAGCACCTTCGCGGCGCTGAAGCCTTCCATGTGGGCCGGCGAGACACCGTCCATGCCTTTCGCGCGGGCGAGGTCGGCGGCTTCCTTCACGATGGGTGCGGACATCGAGCGTTCGTACGGGAACACCTGCGTGACGATGGTGCCGTGGCCCAGCGGGCCCATCTGCTTGATGAACCCGGTGGAGGCATTGTTCGAGACGGTGACGATGGTGGCGCGCGAACCCAGCGCGCGCAGGGCCTTCGTGGCGTCGACCACGGCGTTGGCCGAGCCGATGATCAGCACGGACTGCGCGTCGGCCTTCACGATGGCCGGCGCGGCCTGCGAGAAGTCGGGTTTCGTGCGGTCGAACGCGAGCTTGACGACGGGCTTCTTGCCCACGCCTTCGAAGCCGGCGTCCGCGCCCGCGGCCACGTCGTTGCCGAAGGAATCGTCCACCTGCAGGATGGCGATGCGGTCCTGGCCGATCAGGCTCAGGTGGCGCACGGCGCGTTCGGCTTCGCGCTGGTACGTGGCGCGCACGTTGAAGACGTACGGGTTGACGGGCTTGTGCAGCACCATCGCGCCGGTGCTCGGGGCCACGAGCGGCACCTTGTGCTGCGCCAGCAGCGGAAGGATGGCCTCGGTGTGCGGCGTGCCGCGCGTGAGGAACAGCGCGATCACGTTCTTCTCGGTCACCAGCTGGCGTGCGTTTTCGGCGGCGACCTTCGGGTCGAACTTGTCGTCGAGGCTGATCAGCTCGATCTTCTGGCCGTTCACGCCGCCCGCAGCGTTCACCGCGTCGAAGTAGAGGCGCGCGCCTTCGGTCAGTTCCTTCACGGAGGCGGCGACGGGGCCGGAGAAGCCCGAGGTCTGGCCGACCACGATCTGGGCGGAAACGGGCACGGACACGGACAGGGCCAATGCAGCGGCGGCCAGCAGGCCGGAGAGGGGGAACTTCAAGGGGGTACTCCAGACACCGTCGGCCATCCGGCGAGCGCCGTGGCCATTGAGGACAAACCCGTATCCTTTCACAAACCCCCGGGTTCATGGGATGCCGTCTGTCACCCGCCCGGGGTCGATGCAGCGACATATGTCACGGTCTCCCTTCGCGGATGCGACATGGAAACATTCCAGACATCGGAGAAAATCCAGCCCCATCGCCCGGACGGTCCGGGCGCCTTCGACTCGACACAGACAAAGGATCGGCCATGAAGTGGACCTCGGTGCGTGTGGTGGCTCTGGCGGCGTCGCTCGCCGTGGCGGGTGCGGCGCATGCAGCGGACGCGGTGAAGGTGGGGCTGCTCAGCACGCTCTCGGGTCCGGGCTCGGGCCTCGGCATCGACATCCGCGACGGCTTCCAGCTCGCGGTCAAGCACGCCGGCGGCAAGCTGGGCGGCCTGCCGGCCGAGGTGGTGGTGGTCGACGACCAGCAGAACCCCGAGGTCGCGCGCCAGAGTGCCGAACGCCTCGTCAAGCGCGACAAGGTCGACTTCATGACCGGCATCGTGTTCTCGAACCTGCTGCTGGCCGTGGCGCCGCCGGTGTTCCAGTCGAACACGTTCTACATTAGCGCCAACGCCGGCCCGTCGCAACTCGCCGGCACGCAGTGCAACCCGTACTACTTCAACGTCGCGTACCAGAACGACAACCAGCACGAGGCGATGGGCAAGACGGTCACGGACAAGGGCTTCAAGCGCGTGGCGCTGCTCGCGCCGAACTACCCGGCGGGCAAGGACGCGCTGGCCGGCTTCAAGCGCTACTTCAAGGGCGAGGTGGTGTCGGAGACGTACACGCCGCTGAACCAGCTCGACTACGGCAGCGAGGTCTCGAAGATGCGCGCGGCCAAGCCCGACGCCGTCTACATCTTCCTGCCGGGCGGCCTCGGCATCAACTTCATCAAGCAGTTCGTGGGCGCGGGCCTGTCGAAGGAGATGACCCTCTTCGGCCCCGGCTTCTCGGCCGACGAGGACGTGATCCGCGCGGTGGGTGAACCCATGCTCGGCATGTTCAACACGTCGCAGTGGGCGCACGACCTCGACAACGCGGCGAACAAGCGGTTCGTGGCCGACTTCCAGAAGGAATACGGCCGCCTGCCCACGCTGTACGCCGCGCAGGGCTACGACGCCGCGCGCCTGATGGACGCCGCCGTTCGCGACACGAAGGGCAAGCTCGACGACAAGAAGGCCGTCCGCAAGGCCCTCGAGGCGGCGAAGTTCGAGTCGGTGCGCGGGGCGTTCAAGTTCAACACGAACCACCACCCGATCCAGGACTACTACCTGCGCGTGATCACGAAGGATGCGCAGGGGCGCGTGACGAACCGCACCCTCGGCACCGTGTTCAAGGCCCACGCCGACGCGTACGCCAGCACCTGCAAGATGCCGTCGTGACGGGCATCCTCGTCCTCGAGCAGTCACTCAACGGGCTGCAGTTCGGCCTGATGCTGTTCCTGCTCGCGGCGGGGCTCACGCTCGTGTTCGGCATCATGGACATGATCAACCTCGCGCACGGGTCGCTCTACATGGTCGGGGCGTACCTGATCGCGGCGGCGAGTCTCGCGTCCGGGTCGTTCTGGCTCGGTCTCGTGGCGGGCGTGGCCGGCACCGCGCTCTTCGGCGTGCTGCTCGAGACCACGGTGCTGCGCCGCCTCTACGAACGCGACCACCTCTCGCAGGTGCTCGGCACCTTCGCCATCCTGCTGATGTGCAACGAGGGCGTGCGCTGGATCTGGGGCTCGCAGCCGATGACGCTCAACCCGCCGCCCGCGCTGTCGGGCCCGGTCGAGCTGCTGCCCGGCTTCTCGTACCCCGCCTTCCGCCTGCTCGTGATCGCGACGGGCCTGCTCGTGGCCGGGGGGCTGTGGGTGCTCGTCACGCGCACGCGGCTGGGCATGCAGGTGCGCGCGGGCGCGTCCGACCGCGAGATGGCGCTCGCGATGGGCGTGAACGTGCGGCGCCTGTTCACCGCGGTGTTCGGCCTGGGCGCGGCGCTGTGCGCGGTGGCGGGCGGCATGCTCGGCCCGCTGCTCGCGGTGCAGGTGGGCATGGGCGAGAACATCCTGATCCTCGCGTTCGTGGTCATCGTGATCGGTGGCATCGGGTCCGTGCGCGGCGCGTTCATCGGCGCGCTGCTGATCGGCGTGATCGACACCGCCGCCCGCGCGCTGCTGCCGCCGCTGCTGGAGCGGCTCGCCGGACCGGCCGCGGCCTCCGACGTGGCACCCGCGCTCGCATCCATCCTCATCTACGTGCTGATGGCGGCCGTGCTCTTCTGGAAGCCGCAAGGCCTGTTCCCTTCGCATGGCTGATTTCTTTTCGTCTCCGCTCGACCATCGGCTGCGCAAGGTTCCCGCGCTGGTGCTGCTCGCCGCCCTGGTGGCACTGCCGTGGATGCTGCAGGCCGCGGGCCAGGACTTCTACCTCGGTCTCGCCACCCGCGTGCTGATCTTCGGCCTCGCCGCCACGAGCCTGAACCTTGTGCTCGGCTTCGGCGGCCTCGTGAGCTTCGGCCACGCGGCCTTCGTGGGTGCCGGCGCATACACCGTGGCCATCCTGATGCAGGACGGCATCGCCAGCGCGTGGATCGCGTGGCCCGCCGCGGTGCTGGTGAGCGCGCTGCTGGCCGCCGCGATCGGTGCCATCAGCCTGCGCACGCGCGGCGTGTACTTCATCATGATCACGCTCGCGTTCGCGCAGATGCTGTACTACGTGATGACCTCGCTGAAGGCGTACGGCGGCGAGGACGGCCTGTCGCTGATGTCCAAGTCGCTCGTCGCGGAAGCCGTCGACCTCGGGGACGAGCGCACCTTCTACCTGCTCACGCTCGCCGTCTGCGCGCTCGCGTTCCTGTTCGTGCAGCGCCTGCTCAACGCCCGCTTCGGCCACACGCTGCAGGGGCTGCGCGAGAACGAGACGCGCATGGCCGCCATCGGCTTCCCCGTCTTCCGCTACCGCCTCGCGGCCTTCGTGCTGGCGGGGGCGCTGGCCGGCGTGGCGGGGGTGCTGCTCGTGAACCAGAGCGGGTTCGTGAGCCCGTCACTGCTCGACTGGCACCAGTCGGGACTGCTGCTGATGATGGTGATCCTCGGCGGCGTGGGCCACCTGTACGGTGGCCTCGCCGGGGCGGCGATCTTCCTGCTGCTGGAGGAACTGCTGTCGGGCTACACGACGCACTGGAAGTTCGTGCTGGGCCTCGTGCTGCTCGCCGTGGTGCTGCTGGCCCCCAACGGCGTGATGAGCTTCCGGAGGCGCCGATGAGCGCGACGATCCTCCACGTCGACGGCCTCGTGAAGCGCTTCGGCGGCCTCGCGGCCACCGACGGCGCGACGCTCGACGTGCGGGCCGGTGAAGTGCATGCGCTGATCGGCCCCAACGGCGCGGGCAAGACCACGCTGATCCACCAGATCGCCGGCAGCCTCGCACCCGATGCGGGCCGCATCGTGTTCGACGGCGCCGACGTCACCGCGCTGCCGATGGCGAAGCGTGTGCACGCGGGCCTCGCGCGCTCGTACCAGATCACCAACGTGTTCGGCCGCCTGCCCGTGCTCGACAACCTCGCGCTCGCGGTGCAGGCGCGCTCCGGCGGCAGCCTGCGCTTCTGGCGCCCTGCGCGGTCCGAACGCGCCCGCTACGACGAGGCCGCTGCCGTGGCCGAACGTGTGGGCCTCGCGGCCAAGCTCGGGCGCCTCGCGAACGAACTCTCGCACGGCGAACAGCGGCAGCTCGAGGTGGGCCTCGCGCTCGCGACGAACCCGAAGCTGCTGCTGCTCGACGAACCCATGGCCGGCATGGGCCCGGACGAGACCGCACGGTTGCTGGCGCTGCTGCAGTCGCTGCGCGGTGGCCTGACCCTCGTGCTCGTCGAACACGACATGGACGTGGTGTTCCAGCTCGCCGACCGCATCTCGACGCTGGTGTCGGGGCGGGTCATCGCGTGCGGGACACCGGACGAGATCCGCGCGCATCCCGATGTGCGTCGTGCTTACCTCGGGGATGAGATCGCATGAGCCACGCCGGGCCGCCCCAAGGGGCTCACACCGCAGCCCGTCAGGGCGAAGGTTCTCAATGAGCGAAGTCTTGCTCGAAATCCAGGGGCTCGAAGCGGCATACGGCCCGAGCCAGGTGCTGTTCGGCATCGACCTGCGCATCGGCGCGGGCGAGGTGGCCACACTGCTGGGCCGCAACGGCATGGGCAAGACGACCACGATCCGCACGCTCGCGGGCCTGATGCCGGCGCGTGCGGGTTCGGTTCGCTTCCGTGGCGACCGCATCGATGGCCTCGCCCCCGACCGCATCGCGCGGCTGGGCCTCGCGCTCGTGCCCGAGGGGCGGCGCATCTTCCCGAACCTGTCGGTGCACGAGAACCTCGTGGCCTTCGCGGCCAACCGCACGGGGCGCCGCGATCCGTGGACGCTGGCGCGTGTCCACGCGCTGTTCCCGCGCCTGCAGGAACGCGCCGACCACCGCGGCAACCAGCTCTCGGGCGGCGAGCAACAGATGCTCGCCATCGGCCGCGCGCTGATGACGAACCCGCACCTGCTGGTGCTGGACGAGGCCACCGAGGGCCTCGCGCCCCTCGTGCGCGAGGAGATCTGGCGGTGCCTCGCGGCGCTGCGCGCCGAGGGGCAGGCCATCCTCGTCGTCGACAAGTACGTGCAGCGGCTGGTGGGCCTCGCCGACCACCACACGATCGTCGAACGCGGGCGCGTGGTGTGGCAGGGCGCGTCGCCGGCGCTCGCGGCCGACGAGTCGCTCTGGCACCGCTACCTGGGGGTCTGACAACCAGAAGCAGGGCACGCGCGCTTCGCGCTCTTCGCTCTTGTTCGCGCCCGGGAAGATGCGGTTGATGCGCCGCACGCAGAAGCCCGTGTAGCGCCACTGGCCGGTGTCCATCTGGCCCGCGATGATGGTCGTGATCAGGTAGCCCGAGATCACGAAGAAGATGTCCACGCCCGCGAACCCGGCCGGAAAGTGGTTCGGGAAGAAGTGGAACAGCACGACCCAGCCGACCGCGATCGCCCGCAGGCCGTCGATGTCGGCCCGGTAGGCCGGGTGCGCGGCCGGGTCCACCCGGTGCGTGCCGGCGGCGGGTCGGGTGGGGGGGTCAGGGCGCTGGGATCAGCGCCTGCAGCGTCGCGAGGGTGTCGGCCTCGTCGACCGGCTTGTCCCAGCGCAGCCGCAGCATGCGCGGGAACCGCACGGCGATGCCGGACTTGTGGCGGGGCGAACGCTGCAGCCCCTCGAAGCCGAGTTCGACGACCAGCGTGGGCGTGACGCTGCGCACCGGGCCGAATTTCTCGGTGGTGGTCTGGCGGATGCGCTGGTCCACCTGGTGCATCTCGTCGTCGGTGAGGCCGGAGTAGGCCTTCGCGAACGGCACGAGGCGGCGCGGGTTCTCGGGATCCGACGTGTCGCCGTCCCACACCGCGAAGGTGTAGTCGGTGTAGAGGTTCGCGCGGCGGCCGTGGCCGCTCTGCGCGTAGATCAGCACCGCGTCGATCGTGTACGGGTCGACCTTCCACTTCCACCAGACGCCCGCGTCCTTCGTGCGGCCGGTGCCGTAGCGGCCGTCCCGGTGCTTCAGCATGAACCCCTCGACGCCGCGGGACCGCGATTCCTCGCGCAGCGTGGCGAGCGAAGGCCAGTCGGGGGCGTCGACGAGCGGGGACAGCTTCAGCGGACCTTCGTCGGCGACGAGGGATTCCAGACGTTCGCGCCGCTGCCACTGCGGCATCGACCGCAGGTCCTCGCCCGCCTGTTCGAGCACGTCGTACGCGAGGAAGGCCACGGGCAGGTCGGCGAGGATCTTCTTCGTGACGTTCTTGCGCCCGATGCGCTGCTGCAGCTGGGCGAACGGCATCACGTGGCCGTCGCGCCACACGACGATCTCGCCGTCGAGCACGGTGTGGTCAAGCAACCGGCCATGGGCTGCGTCGATCTCCGGGAAGCGGCCGTTCAGCAGGTCCTCGCCGCGCGACCACAGCCACGCCTCGCCGCCGCGGCGGATGAACTGCGCGCGGATGCCGTCCCACTTCCATTCGACGAGCCAGTCGGTGCGGTCGCCGAGCGTGGCGACGTCGGCCTGCAGCGGGTGGGCGAGGTAGAACGGGTAGGGCTGGCCGCTGGCCGTGGCCACGTGGTCCGGGTCGGTGAGCGCGGTGAACGCGGCGGCCGACGGGGTGTGCTGCTTGTCGGTGTAGCCCATCATCCGCTGCGCGAGCACCTTGGCGTCGAGCCCGGCGGCCTGGGCCAGCGCGCGCACGACGAGGTTGCGGGCGACGCCCACGCGGAATCCACCGCCGATCAGCTTCGTCAGCAGGAAGCGGCCGGAGGTGTCCAGCTCGTCCCACCAGCCGCGCAGCGCGGCGGCGACGACCTCGGGCGGCTGGCCGCGCAGCGCGATCAGGCGCTCCTGCATCCACACGTGCAGGGGCGTTTCCACCCCACGCCCGGCGGGCGGCAGGATGTGGGCCACCGTTTCGGCGAGGTCGCCCACCACGTCGTAGCTCTCGTCGAACAGCCACTCCGGGATGCCGGCCATCTCGCGCGCGGTGGAACGGATCAGCGCGGTGGGCACGGTCTGGCGCGGTTTGCCGCCCGCCAGCACGTAGAGCGCCCAGGCGGCGTCGGCCGGCGGTGCGTTGCGGAAGTACGCCTCCAGCGCCTCGGTCTTCGCCTTCGTCGAGGTCGTGGTGTCGAGGTCGGCGAACAGCGCCGCGAAGGCCTTCACGCGGCCGCCTCCGGATCCCCCGCGGCCTCGTCGCCGTATTCGGTGCGGAAGGCCCCGGCGTCCAGGCCCTGTTCGGCGAAGTACCGCACGAGCGGGTCGACGTAGCCGTGCGTGACGATCACGCGCGGGGCGCCGGTGGCGGCCACGGCCTCCAGCAGCCCGGGCCAGTCGGCGTGGTCGGACAGCACGAAGCCGCGGTCCAGCCCCCGCCGCCGGCGCGTGCCGCGCAGCTGCATCCAGCCCGACGCGAAGGCGTCGCTGAAGTCGCCGAACCGCTTGAGCCAGGGGCTGCCCTGGGCGGACGGCGGGGCCATCACCAGCGCCCGCTTCAGGTCGGCCGGGTCCGTCTCGGAAACGAGGCGGGTCGGCGGCAGCGCGACGCCGGCCTGGCGGTAGGCGTCGTTCAGCGCAGTCATCGCGCCGTGGACCACGATGGGCCCGGTGGACGGGTCGATGCCGGCCAGCACCCGCTGGGCCTTGCCGAACGAGTAGGCGTAGAGCACCGAGGTGCGGCCCGCGGCGGCGTTCGCGCGCCACCAGGCGTCGATCTCCGCGAACACGGCCTGCTGCGGTTTCCAGCGAAACACCGGCAGGCCGAACGTGGATTCGGTGATGAAGGTGTCGCAGCGCACCGGCTCGAACGGCGGGCAGGTGGGGTCGGGGCCGGTCTTGTAGTCGCCGGAGACGACCCAGGTGCGCCCGGCGTGTTCCAGGCGGATCTGCGCGGAGCCGAGCACGTGGCCGGCCGGGTGGAACGAGACGGTCACGCCGCGGTGGGTGATGCGTTCGCCGTAGGGCAGCGCCTGCAGCGGCACGTCGCCGACCCGGGCGCGCAGCACGCCGGCGCCGGGCGCCGCCGCGAGGTAGTGCCCGTGGCCCGGGCGCAGGTGGTCGCCGTGGGCGTGGGTGATCAACGCGTGCGACACCGGCCGCCACGGATCGATGTAGAAGTCGCCCGGCGGGCAGTACAGCCCCTGGGGCCGGGCCACCACCAGGTCGTTGTCGTCCGAGATGGGCATGTGGGCGGAGTATCACGGTCGCCGAATGCCCGCGCTGTCGGACGGCGGCGGATTCGAAAGCCGGAACTGGCGTCAGGAACCGCACATTTTCCGGTCAACCGGGATCGGGGGCCGCCGTTAGATTGGAGCCTTCACAGCGAGTCCCCCATGAGCAAGTCCCCCGCCACCCCCTTCGCCGTTTCGCCCAAGACCCTGGCCTGCGCCGCCACCGGCCTGCTGATGGGCCAGATGGTGATGGGCATCTCCGCCTTCCACAACGGCTCCATCGTCGGCCTGACGCTGGCGCTGGTGTTCGTGCTGTCCGGGGGCGCTTCGCTCGCCTTGTTCCTGAACCACCGTCACGTGATGCAGCGGCCGCGAACCGAGCCGGCGCCGATCCAGGCGTGGCTGCTGACGCTCGGCGCAGCGATGATCGCGTCGATCTGGTTCGGGCGATTCATGTGATCTGACGCCCCGCTGGGGCGCGACCCTGCGGGGTCATTCGATCAAACTGTTTCCCATTCTTTACAAACCACTCGGTTTGCCTAGAATGAGAAACACCATGCCGGCCAGCAACCCGTCGCTCATCCAGGCCCATGCGGATCAACTCGCCGCTTGGGGCGAACGCTTGCGCGCCCACCGCAAGGCCTTGCGGATCAGCGCTACCGCCGCGGCCGAGGCCGCCGGCATGTCCCGGGTCACCTGGCATCGCATCGAGAACGGGGAAGCCTCCGTGACCGTGGGCGCGTGGCTTGCGGCCATGTCTGCGATGGGATTGAAATGGGACATCGAGGGACCGCAGTCCACGCCTGCGCGTGCGCCGATGTCGTCGATCCCGCTGCGGGTGCGGATCTCCGACTATCCCGAGCTCCAGCGGCTGGCATGGCAGGTCCATGGGACGGACGAGCTTTCGCCTTCGGAGGCGCTGGACATCTACGAGCGCAACCGTCGCCATGTCGACGAGGCCTCGATGGCGCCCCACGAGCGGGACTTGCTCGGAGCCCTGCGCTCGGTGCTGGGCGGGAGGTCTCGCGATGTTTGAACGCCCGCATCACCGGCGCATCGCGGTGGTCCTCGAGTCGCTGGACGCGGCCCTGTTGCGCGAACATGGCGCGTACTTCGGGGGCGGGACCGCGATGGCACTCCGATTCGGCGAGTACCGCGAGTCGGTCGACATCGACTTCCTGGTGTCCCGTGTCGAGGGGTACCGCACGCTGCGTCACTTGCTGACGGGGCCGGCCGGATTCGCCTCCATCGTGAGAACGGGTGCTTTGGTGCCCGATCAGGTTCGGGACATGCGCGCCGACCAGTACGGCGTTCGGACCGCGATTCGCAC
This genomic stretch from Piscinibacter gummiphilus harbors:
- a CDS encoding carboxymuconolactone decarboxylase family protein; its protein translation is MSRLPLVQNPTHAGTRDTLDRIQRAFGATPNMFRAVANSPAALASMWGSFGALSTGTLGAAIGERIAIAVANRNACEYCLAAHTAIGGKAGVNAAELASARDGVSADPKAEAAMRFALRLVDGRGQVSDADFATLRAAGFTDAEIVEVVAHVALNLFTNYVNIAFDVPVDFPAVPLQRAA
- a CDS encoding AraC family transcriptional regulator, which produces MSDRPAAPADPVDRLSALLERFRVRAHLFHAGPLCGVTHYAERPGIGFLHVIRRGEMVVTHGDDPSAPRRIEVTEPSVLFYPRPLAHTFHNPPEEDNDFTCATLAFDGGASHPLARALPPVVVLPLAKVEGIDHTLALLFAETTRVRCGQRLLADRLFEVLLLQLLRWLLDHPAEGEVPLGLLSGLSHPALARALVAMHERPGDAWSLESMAHEAGLSRSVFAATFKAHVGETPAEYLAHWRLSIAQAELRKGASIKQLAGDLGYASAAALSRVFAQKVGISPREWLKRRSPEDFSAGTSRPR
- a CDS encoding ABC transporter substrate-binding protein gives rise to the protein MKFPLSGLLAAAALALSVSVPVSAQIVVGQTSGFSGPVAASVKELTEGARLYFDAVNAAGGVNGQKIELISLDDKFDPKVAAENARQLVTEKNVIALFLTRGTPHTEAILPLLAQHKVPLVAPSTGAMVLHKPVNPYVFNVRATYQREAERAVRHLSLIGQDRIAILQVDDSFGNDVAAGADAGFEGVGKKPVVKLAFDRTKPDFSQAAPAIVKADAQSVLIIGSANAVVDATKALRALGSRATIVTVSNNASTGFIKQMGPLGHGTIVTQVFPYERSMSAPIVKEAADLARAKGMDGVSPAHMEGFSAAKVLVEGLKRTNGKFTRQALTAALNTMQKVDLGGMELSFSANDHTGLVYTDMSIISEDGKFRR
- a CDS encoding ABC transporter substrate-binding protein, with protein sequence MKWTSVRVVALAASLAVAGAAHAADAVKVGLLSTLSGPGSGLGIDIRDGFQLAVKHAGGKLGGLPAEVVVVDDQQNPEVARQSAERLVKRDKVDFMTGIVFSNLLLAVAPPVFQSNTFYISANAGPSQLAGTQCNPYYFNVAYQNDNQHEAMGKTVTDKGFKRVALLAPNYPAGKDALAGFKRYFKGEVVSETYTPLNQLDYGSEVSKMRAAKPDAVYIFLPGGLGINFIKQFVGAGLSKEMTLFGPGFSADEDVIRAVGEPMLGMFNTSQWAHDLDNAANKRFVADFQKEYGRLPTLYAAQGYDAARLMDAAVRDTKGKLDDKKAVRKALEAAKFESVRGAFKFNTNHHPIQDYYLRVITKDAQGRVTNRTLGTVFKAHADAYASTCKMPS
- a CDS encoding branched-chain amino acid ABC transporter permease, which encodes MTGILVLEQSLNGLQFGLMLFLLAAGLTLVFGIMDMINLAHGSLYMVGAYLIAAASLASGSFWLGLVAGVAGTALFGVLLETTVLRRLYERDHLSQVLGTFAILLMCNEGVRWIWGSQPMTLNPPPALSGPVELLPGFSYPAFRLLVIATGLLVAGGLWVLVTRTRLGMQVRAGASDREMALAMGVNVRRLFTAVFGLGAALCAVAGGMLGPLLAVQVGMGENILILAFVVIVIGGIGSVRGAFIGALLIGVIDTAARALLPPLLERLAGPAAASDVAPALASILIYVLMAAVLFWKPQGLFPSHG
- a CDS encoding branched-chain amino acid ABC transporter permease, with protein sequence MADFFSSPLDHRLRKVPALVLLAALVALPWMLQAAGQDFYLGLATRVLIFGLAATSLNLVLGFGGLVSFGHAAFVGAGAYTVAILMQDGIASAWIAWPAAVLVSALLAAAIGAISLRTRGVYFIMITLAFAQMLYYVMTSLKAYGGEDGLSLMSKSLVAEAVDLGDERTFYLLTLAVCALAFLFVQRLLNARFGHTLQGLRENETRMAAIGFPVFRYRLAAFVLAGALAGVAGVLLVNQSGFVSPSLLDWHQSGLLLMMVILGGVGHLYGGLAGAAIFLLLEELLSGYTTHWKFVLGLVLLAVVLLAPNGVMSFRRRR
- a CDS encoding ABC transporter ATP-binding protein yields the protein MSATILHVDGLVKRFGGLAATDGATLDVRAGEVHALIGPNGAGKTTLIHQIAGSLAPDAGRIVFDGADVTALPMAKRVHAGLARSYQITNVFGRLPVLDNLALAVQARSGGSLRFWRPARSERARYDEAAAVAERVGLAAKLGRLANELSHGEQRQLEVGLALATNPKLLLLDEPMAGMGPDETARLLALLQSLRGGLTLVLVEHDMDVVFQLADRISTLVSGRVIACGTPDEIRAHPDVRRAYLGDEIA
- a CDS encoding ABC transporter ATP-binding protein, producing the protein MSEVLLEIQGLEAAYGPSQVLFGIDLRIGAGEVATLLGRNGMGKTTTIRTLAGLMPARAGSVRFRGDRIDGLAPDRIARLGLALVPEGRRIFPNLSVHENLVAFAANRTGRRDPWTLARVHALFPRLQERADHRGNQLSGGEQQMLAIGRALMTNPHLLVLDEATEGLAPLVREEIWRCLAALRAEGQAILVVDKYVQRLVGLADHHTIVERGRVVWQGASPALAADESLWHRYLGV
- a CDS encoding ATP-dependent DNA ligase — protein: MKAFAALFADLDTTTSTKAKTEALEAYFRNAPPADAAWALYVLAGGKPRQTVPTALIRSTAREMAGIPEWLFDESYDVVGDLAETVAHILPPAGRGVETPLHVWMQERLIALRGQPPEVVAAALRGWWDELDTSGRFLLTKLIGGGFRVGVARNLVVRALAQAAGLDAKVLAQRMMGYTDKQHTPSAAAFTALTDPDHVATASGQPYPFYLAHPLQADVATLGDRTDWLVEWKWDGIRAQFIRRGGEAWLWSRGEDLLNGRFPEIDAAHGRLLDHTVLDGEIVVWRDGHVMPFAQLQQRIGRKNVTKKILADLPVAFLAYDVLEQAGEDLRSMPQWQRRERLESLVADEGPLKLSPLVDAPDWPSLATLREESRSRGVEGFMLKHRDGRYGTGRTKDAGVWWKWKVDPYTIDAVLIYAQSGHGRRANLYTDYTFAVWDGDTSDPENPRRLVPFAKAYSGLTDDEMHQVDQRIRQTTTEKFGPVRSVTPTLVVELGFEGLQRSPRHKSGIAVRFPRMLRLRWDKPVDEADTLATLQALIPAP
- a CDS encoding ligase-associated DNA damage response exonuclease → MPISDDNDLVVARPQGLYCPPGDFYIDPWRPVSHALITHAHGDHLRPGHGHYLAAAPGAGVLRARVGDVPLQALPYGERITHRGVTVSFHPAGHVLGSAQIRLEHAGRTWVVSGDYKTGPDPTCPPFEPVRCDTFITESTFGLPVFRWKPQQAVFAEIDAWWRANAAAGRTSVLYAYSFGKAQRVLAGIDPSTGPIVVHGAMTALNDAYRQAGVALPPTRLVSETDPADLKRALVMAPPSAQGSPWLKRFGDFSDAFASGWMQLRGTRRRRGLDRGFVLSDHADWPGLLEAVAATGAPRVIVTHGYVDPLVRYFAEQGLDAGAFRTEYGDEAAGDPEAAA
- a CDS encoding helix-turn-helix domain-containing protein, giving the protein MPASNPSLIQAHADQLAAWGERLRAHRKALRISATAAAEAAGMSRVTWHRIENGEASVTVGAWLAAMSAMGLKWDIEGPQSTPARAPMSSIPLRVRISDYPELQRLAWQVHGTDELSPSEALDIYERNRRHVDEASMAPHERDLLGALRSVLGGRSRDV